In a single window of the Callithrix jacchus isolate 240 chromosome 1, calJac240_pri, whole genome shotgun sequence genome:
- the GALT gene encoding galactose-1-phosphate uridylyltransferase isoform X1: MSRSGTGPEQRQQASEADTAAATFRASDHQHIRYNPLQDEWVLVSAHRMKRPWQGQVEPQLLKTVPRHDPLNPLCPGATRANGEVNPHYNSTFLFDNDFPALQPDAPSPGPSDHPLFQAKAARGVCKVMCFHPWSDVTLPLMSVPEIRAVVDAWASVTEELGAQYPWVQIFENKGAMMGCSNPHPHCQVWASSFLPDIAQREERSQKAYKSQHGEPLLLEYSRQELLRKERLVLTSEHWLVLVPFWATWPYQTLLLPRRHVRRLPELTPAERDDLASIMKKLLTKYDNLFETSFPYSMGWHGAPTGSEARANWEHWQLHAHYYPPLLRSATVRKFMVGYEMLAQAQRDLTPEQAAERLRALPEVHYRLGQKERETATIT; this comes from the exons ATGTCGCGCAGCGGAACCGGTCCTGAGCAGCGCCAGCAGGCGTCAGAGGCGGACACCGCAGCAGCAACCTTCCGGGCAAGCG ATCATCAGCATATCCGCTACAACCCGCTGCAGGATGAGTGGGTGCTGGTGTCTGCTCACCGCATGAAGCGGCCCTGGCAGGGTCAAGTGGAACCCCAGCTTCTGAAGACAGTGCCCCGCCATGACCCCCTCAACCCTCTGTGTCCCGGGGCCACCCGAGCCAATGGAGAG GTGAATCCCCACTACAATAGCACCTTCCTGTTTGACAACGACTTCCCAGCTCTGCAGCCTGATGCCCCCAGTCCAG GACCCAGTGATCATCCCCTTTTCCAAGCAAAGGCTGCTCGAGGAGTCTG TAAGGTCATGTGCTTCCACCCCTGGTCGGATGTGACGCTGCCACTCATGTCGGTCCCTGAGATCCGGGCTGTTGTTGATGCATGGGCCTCAGTCACAGAGGAGCTGGGTGCCCAGTACCCTTGGGTGCAG ATCTTTGAAAACAAAGGCGCCATGATGGGCTgttccaacccccacccccactgccag GTGTGGGCCAGCAGTTTCCTTCCAGATATTGCCCAGCGTGAGGAGCGATCTCAGAAGGCCTATAAGAGTCAGCATGGAGAGCCCCTGCTACTGGAGTATAGCCGCCaggagctactcaggaag GAACGTCTGGTCCTAACCAGTGAGCACTGGTTAGTGCTGGTCCCCTTCTGGGCAACGTGGCCCTACCAGACACTGCTGCTGCCCCGTCGGCATGTGCGACGGCTACCTGAGCTGACCCCTGCAGAGCGTGATG ATCTAGCCTCCATCATGAAGAAGCTCTTGACCAAGTATGACAATCTATTTGAGACGTCCTTTCCCTACTCCATGGGCTGGCATG GAGCTCCCACAGGATCAGAGGCCAGGGCCAACTGGGAGCACTGGCAGCTGCACGCTCATTACTACCCTCCGCTCCTGCGCTCTGCCACTGTCCGGAAATTCATGGTTGGCTACGAAATGCTTGCTCAGGCTCAGAGGGACCTCACTCCTGAGCAG GCTGCGGAGAGACTAAGGGCACTTCCTGAGGTTCATTACCGGCTGGGGCAGAAGGAGAGGGAGACAGCAACCATCACCTGA
- the CCL27 gene encoding C-C motif chemokine 27 gives MKGPSTFCSLLLLSLLLSPDPREALILPPSTSCCTQLYRKPLSDKLLRKVIRVELQEADGDCHLQAFVLHLARRSVCIHPQNRSLSQWFEHQERRL, from the exons ATGAAGGGACCCTCAACCTTCTGTAGCCTCCTGCTGCTGTCACTGCTCCTGAGCCCAGACCCTAGAGAAG CATTGATACTGCCACCCAGCACTAGCTGCTGTACTCAGCTCTACCGAAAGCCACTCTCAGACAAGCTACTGAGGAAGGTCATCCGGGTGGAACTGCAGGAGGCTGATGGGGACTGTCACCTCCAGGCTTTTGT ACTTCACCTGGCTCGACGCAGCGTTTGCATCCACCCCCAGAATCGCAGCCTGTCTCAGTGGTTTGAGCATCAAGAAAGAAGGCTCTAG
- the IL11RA gene encoding interleukin-11 receptor subunit alpha isoform X2 has product MSSSCSGLSRVLVAVATALVSASSPCPQAWGPPGVQYGQLGRSVKLCCPGVIAGDPVSWFRDGEPGLLQGPDSGLGHELVLAQADSTDEGTYICRTLDGTLGGTVILQLGYPPARPVVSCQAADYENFSCTWSPSQISGLPTRYLTSYRKKTVLGADSQRKSPSPEPWPCPQDPLGAARCVVHGAEFWSQYRINVTEMNPLGASTRLLDVSLQSILRPDPPQGLRVESVPGYPRRLRASWTYPASWPRQPHFLLKFRLQYRPAQHLVWSMLEPAGLEEVITDAVAGLPHAVRVSARDFLDAGTWSTWSPEAWGTPSTGTIPKEVPAGDQLHIQPEAEPQEDSPAPPRPSLQPHPQLLDHRDSMEQVAVLASLGVLSFLGLVAGALALGLWSSKPVEDPGGFRRIPPIILSCWCGWMDKTQAGQ; this is encoded by the exons ATGAGCAGCAGTTGCTCAGGGCTGAGCAGGGTCCTGGTGGCCGTGGCTACAGCCCTGGTGTctgcctcctccccctgcccccaggcCTGGGGCCCCCCAG GGGTCCAGTATGGGCAGCTGGGCAGGTCCGTGAAGCTGTGTTGTCCTGGAGTAATTGCCGG GGACCCAGTGTCCTGGTTTCGGGATGGGGAGCCAGGGCTGCTCCAGGGACCTGACTCTGGGCTAGGGCATGAACTGGTCCTGGCCCAGGCAGACAGCACTGATGAGGGCACCTACATCTGCCGGACCCTGGATGGTACCCTTGGGGGCACTGTGATCCTGCAGCTGGGCT ACCCCCCAGCCCGCCCTGTTGTCTCCTGCCAAGCAGCCGACTATGAGAACTTCTCTTGCACGTGGAGTCCCAGCCAGATCAGTGGTTTACCCACCCGCTACCTCACCtcctacag GAAGAAGACAGTCCTAGGAGCTGATAGCCAGAG GAAGAGTCCATCCCCAGAGCCCTGGCCATGCCCACAGGACCCCCTAGGGGCTGCCCGCTGTGTGGTCCATGGGGCTGAGTTCTGGAGCCAGTACCGGATTAATGTGACTGAAATGAACCCACTGGGTGCTAGCACACGCCTGCTGGATGTGAGCCTGCAGAGCATCT TGCGCCCTGACCCACCCCAGGGCCTGCGGGTAGAGTCGGTACCAGGTTACCCCCGACGCCTGCGAGCCAGCTGGACATACCCTGCCTCCTGGCCCCGCCAGCCTCACTTCCTGCTCAAGTTCCGGCTGCAGTACCGTCCGGCGCAGCATCTAGTCTGGTCCATG CTGGAGCCAGCTGGACTGGAGGAGGTGATCACAGATGCTGTGGCTGGGCTGCCCCATGCCGTACGAGTCAGTGCCCGGGACTTTCTGGATGCTGGCACCTGGAGCACCTGGAGCCCTGAGGCCTGGGGAACTCCGAGCACTG GGACTATACCAAAGGAGGTACCAGCTGGGGACCAGCTACACATACAGCCAGAGGCGGAGCCTCAGGAGGACAGCCCTGCTCCTCCGAGACCGTCCCTTCAGCCACACCCTCAGCTACTTG ATCACAGGGACTCTATGGAGCAGGTAGCTGTGCTGGCGTCTTTGGGAGTCCTTTCTTTTCTAGGACTGGTGGCTGGGGCCCTGGCACTGGGGCTCTG GAGTTCCAAACCTGTAGAGGACCCAGGAGGGTTTCGGCGGATTCCACCTATaattctgtcttgctggtgtggatggatggacaaaACCCAGGCAGGACAGTAG
- the GALT gene encoding galactose-1-phosphate uridylyltransferase isoform X4 — protein sequence MKRPWQGQVEPQLLKTVPRHDPLNPLCPGATRANGEVNPHYNSTFLFDNDFPALQPDAPSPGPSDHPLFQAKAARGVCKVMCFHPWSDVTLPLMSVPEIRAVVDAWASVTEELGAQYPWVQIFENKGAMMGCSNPHPHCQVWASSFLPDIAQREERSQKAYKSQHGEPLLLEYSRQELLRKERLVLTSEHWLVLVPFWATWPYQTLLLPRRHVRRLPELTPAERDGAPTGSEARANWEHWQLHAHYYPPLLRSATVRKFMVGYEMLAQAQRDLTPEQAAERLRALPEVHYRLGQKERETATIT from the exons ATGAAGCGGCCCTGGCAGGGTCAAGTGGAACCCCAGCTTCTGAAGACAGTGCCCCGCCATGACCCCCTCAACCCTCTGTGTCCCGGGGCCACCCGAGCCAATGGAGAG GTGAATCCCCACTACAATAGCACCTTCCTGTTTGACAACGACTTCCCAGCTCTGCAGCCTGATGCCCCCAGTCCAG GACCCAGTGATCATCCCCTTTTCCAAGCAAAGGCTGCTCGAGGAGTCTG TAAGGTCATGTGCTTCCACCCCTGGTCGGATGTGACGCTGCCACTCATGTCGGTCCCTGAGATCCGGGCTGTTGTTGATGCATGGGCCTCAGTCACAGAGGAGCTGGGTGCCCAGTACCCTTGGGTGCAG ATCTTTGAAAACAAAGGCGCCATGATGGGCTgttccaacccccacccccactgccag GTGTGGGCCAGCAGTTTCCTTCCAGATATTGCCCAGCGTGAGGAGCGATCTCAGAAGGCCTATAAGAGTCAGCATGGAGAGCCCCTGCTACTGGAGTATAGCCGCCaggagctactcaggaag GAACGTCTGGTCCTAACCAGTGAGCACTGGTTAGTGCTGGTCCCCTTCTGGGCAACGTGGCCCTACCAGACACTGCTGCTGCCCCGTCGGCATGTGCGACGGCTACCTGAGCTGACCCCTGCAGAGCGTGATG GAGCTCCCACAGGATCAGAGGCCAGGGCCAACTGGGAGCACTGGCAGCTGCACGCTCATTACTACCCTCCGCTCCTGCGCTCTGCCACTGTCCGGAAATTCATGGTTGGCTACGAAATGCTTGCTCAGGCTCAGAGGGACCTCACTCCTGAGCAG GCTGCGGAGAGACTAAGGGCACTTCCTGAGGTTCATTACCGGCTGGGGCAGAAGGAGAGGGAGACAGCAACCATCACCTGA
- the IL11RA gene encoding interleukin-11 receptor subunit alpha isoform X1 codes for MSSSCSGLSRVLVAVATALVSASSPCPQAWGPPGVQYGQLGRSVKLCCPGVIAGDPVSWFRDGEPGLLQGPDSGLGHELVLAQADSTDEGTYICRTLDGTLGGTVILQLGYPPARPVVSCQAADYENFSCTWSPSQISGLPTRYLTSYRKKTVLGADSQRKSPSPEPWPCPQDPLGAARCVVHGAEFWSQYRINVTEMNPLGASTRLLDVSLQSILRPDPPQGLRVESVPGYPRRLRASWTYPASWPRQPHFLLKFRLQYRPAQHLVWSMLEPAGLEEVITDAVAGLPHAVRVSARDFLDAGTWSTWSPEAWGTPSTGTIPKEVPAGDQLHIQPEAEPQEDSPAPPRPSLQPHPQLLDHRDSMEQVAVLASLGVLSFLGLVAGALALGLWRLRPHIVGETAAFLCPRLRLRQSGKDGSLKPGFLSPMIPVDRRPGVPNL; via the exons ATGAGCAGCAGTTGCTCAGGGCTGAGCAGGGTCCTGGTGGCCGTGGCTACAGCCCTGGTGTctgcctcctccccctgcccccaggcCTGGGGCCCCCCAG GGGTCCAGTATGGGCAGCTGGGCAGGTCCGTGAAGCTGTGTTGTCCTGGAGTAATTGCCGG GGACCCAGTGTCCTGGTTTCGGGATGGGGAGCCAGGGCTGCTCCAGGGACCTGACTCTGGGCTAGGGCATGAACTGGTCCTGGCCCAGGCAGACAGCACTGATGAGGGCACCTACATCTGCCGGACCCTGGATGGTACCCTTGGGGGCACTGTGATCCTGCAGCTGGGCT ACCCCCCAGCCCGCCCTGTTGTCTCCTGCCAAGCAGCCGACTATGAGAACTTCTCTTGCACGTGGAGTCCCAGCCAGATCAGTGGTTTACCCACCCGCTACCTCACCtcctacag GAAGAAGACAGTCCTAGGAGCTGATAGCCAGAG GAAGAGTCCATCCCCAGAGCCCTGGCCATGCCCACAGGACCCCCTAGGGGCTGCCCGCTGTGTGGTCCATGGGGCTGAGTTCTGGAGCCAGTACCGGATTAATGTGACTGAAATGAACCCACTGGGTGCTAGCACACGCCTGCTGGATGTGAGCCTGCAGAGCATCT TGCGCCCTGACCCACCCCAGGGCCTGCGGGTAGAGTCGGTACCAGGTTACCCCCGACGCCTGCGAGCCAGCTGGACATACCCTGCCTCCTGGCCCCGCCAGCCTCACTTCCTGCTCAAGTTCCGGCTGCAGTACCGTCCGGCGCAGCATCTAGTCTGGTCCATG CTGGAGCCAGCTGGACTGGAGGAGGTGATCACAGATGCTGTGGCTGGGCTGCCCCATGCCGTACGAGTCAGTGCCCGGGACTTTCTGGATGCTGGCACCTGGAGCACCTGGAGCCCTGAGGCCTGGGGAACTCCGAGCACTG GGACTATACCAAAGGAGGTACCAGCTGGGGACCAGCTACACATACAGCCAGAGGCGGAGCCTCAGGAGGACAGCCCTGCTCCTCCGAGACCGTCCCTTCAGCCACACCCTCAGCTACTTG ATCACAGGGACTCTATGGAGCAGGTAGCTGTGCTGGCGTCTTTGGGAGTCCTTTCTTTTCTAGGACTGGTGGCTGGGGCCCTGGCACTGGGGCTCTG GAGACTGAGACCCCACATTGTTGGAGAGACAGCTGCCTTTCTATGccccaggctgaggctgagacaAAGCGGGAAGGATGGATCCCTGAAGCCTGGGTTCTTGTCCCCAATGATTCCAGTGGACAGGCGTCCAG GAGTTCCAAACCTGTAG
- the GALT gene encoding galactose-1-phosphate uridylyltransferase isoform X3 codes for MKRPWQGQVEPQLLKTVPRHDPLNPLCPGATRANGEVNPHYNSTFLFDNDFPALQPDAPSPGPSDHPLFQAKAARGVCKVMCFHPWSDVTLPLMSVPEIRAVVDAWASVTEELGAQYPWVQIFENKGAMMGCSNPHPHCQVWASSFLPDIAQREERSQKAYKSQHGEPLLLEYSRQELLRKERLVLTSEHWLVLVPFWATWPYQTLLLPRRHVRRLPELTPAERDDLASIMKKLLTKYDNLFETSFPYSMGWHGAPTGSEARANWEHWQLHAHYYPPLLRSATVRKFMVGYEMLAQAQRDLTPEQAAERLRALPEVHYRLGQKERETATIT; via the exons ATGAAGCGGCCCTGGCAGGGTCAAGTGGAACCCCAGCTTCTGAAGACAGTGCCCCGCCATGACCCCCTCAACCCTCTGTGTCCCGGGGCCACCCGAGCCAATGGAGAG GTGAATCCCCACTACAATAGCACCTTCCTGTTTGACAACGACTTCCCAGCTCTGCAGCCTGATGCCCCCAGTCCAG GACCCAGTGATCATCCCCTTTTCCAAGCAAAGGCTGCTCGAGGAGTCTG TAAGGTCATGTGCTTCCACCCCTGGTCGGATGTGACGCTGCCACTCATGTCGGTCCCTGAGATCCGGGCTGTTGTTGATGCATGGGCCTCAGTCACAGAGGAGCTGGGTGCCCAGTACCCTTGGGTGCAG ATCTTTGAAAACAAAGGCGCCATGATGGGCTgttccaacccccacccccactgccag GTGTGGGCCAGCAGTTTCCTTCCAGATATTGCCCAGCGTGAGGAGCGATCTCAGAAGGCCTATAAGAGTCAGCATGGAGAGCCCCTGCTACTGGAGTATAGCCGCCaggagctactcaggaag GAACGTCTGGTCCTAACCAGTGAGCACTGGTTAGTGCTGGTCCCCTTCTGGGCAACGTGGCCCTACCAGACACTGCTGCTGCCCCGTCGGCATGTGCGACGGCTACCTGAGCTGACCCCTGCAGAGCGTGATG ATCTAGCCTCCATCATGAAGAAGCTCTTGACCAAGTATGACAATCTATTTGAGACGTCCTTTCCCTACTCCATGGGCTGGCATG GAGCTCCCACAGGATCAGAGGCCAGGGCCAACTGGGAGCACTGGCAGCTGCACGCTCATTACTACCCTCCGCTCCTGCGCTCTGCCACTGTCCGGAAATTCATGGTTGGCTACGAAATGCTTGCTCAGGCTCAGAGGGACCTCACTCCTGAGCAG GCTGCGGAGAGACTAAGGGCACTTCCTGAGGTTCATTACCGGCTGGGGCAGAAGGAGAGGGAGACAGCAACCATCACCTGA
- the GALT gene encoding galactose-1-phosphate uridylyltransferase isoform X2 encodes MSRSGTGPEQRQQASEADTAAATFRASDHQHIRYNPLQDEWVLVSAHRMKRPWQGQVEPQLLKTVPRHDPLNPLCPGATRANGEVNPHYNSTFLFDNDFPALQPDAPSPGPSDHPLFQAKAARGVCKVMCFHPWSDVTLPLMSVPEIRAVVDAWASVTEELGAQYPWVQIFENKGAMMGCSNPHPHCQVWASSFLPDIAQREERSQKAYKSQHGEPLLLEYSRQELLRKERLVLTSEHWLVLVPFWATWPYQTLLLPRRHVRRLPELTPAERDGAPTGSEARANWEHWQLHAHYYPPLLRSATVRKFMVGYEMLAQAQRDLTPEQAAERLRALPEVHYRLGQKERETATIT; translated from the exons ATGTCGCGCAGCGGAACCGGTCCTGAGCAGCGCCAGCAGGCGTCAGAGGCGGACACCGCAGCAGCAACCTTCCGGGCAAGCG ATCATCAGCATATCCGCTACAACCCGCTGCAGGATGAGTGGGTGCTGGTGTCTGCTCACCGCATGAAGCGGCCCTGGCAGGGTCAAGTGGAACCCCAGCTTCTGAAGACAGTGCCCCGCCATGACCCCCTCAACCCTCTGTGTCCCGGGGCCACCCGAGCCAATGGAGAG GTGAATCCCCACTACAATAGCACCTTCCTGTTTGACAACGACTTCCCAGCTCTGCAGCCTGATGCCCCCAGTCCAG GACCCAGTGATCATCCCCTTTTCCAAGCAAAGGCTGCTCGAGGAGTCTG TAAGGTCATGTGCTTCCACCCCTGGTCGGATGTGACGCTGCCACTCATGTCGGTCCCTGAGATCCGGGCTGTTGTTGATGCATGGGCCTCAGTCACAGAGGAGCTGGGTGCCCAGTACCCTTGGGTGCAG ATCTTTGAAAACAAAGGCGCCATGATGGGCTgttccaacccccacccccactgccag GTGTGGGCCAGCAGTTTCCTTCCAGATATTGCCCAGCGTGAGGAGCGATCTCAGAAGGCCTATAAGAGTCAGCATGGAGAGCCCCTGCTACTGGAGTATAGCCGCCaggagctactcaggaag GAACGTCTGGTCCTAACCAGTGAGCACTGGTTAGTGCTGGTCCCCTTCTGGGCAACGTGGCCCTACCAGACACTGCTGCTGCCCCGTCGGCATGTGCGACGGCTACCTGAGCTGACCCCTGCAGAGCGTGATG GAGCTCCCACAGGATCAGAGGCCAGGGCCAACTGGGAGCACTGGCAGCTGCACGCTCATTACTACCCTCCGCTCCTGCGCTCTGCCACTGTCCGGAAATTCATGGTTGGCTACGAAATGCTTGCTCAGGCTCAGAGGGACCTCACTCCTGAGCAG GCTGCGGAGAGACTAAGGGCACTTCCTGAGGTTCATTACCGGCTGGGGCAGAAGGAGAGGGAGACAGCAACCATCACCTGA
- the LOC100397075 gene encoding uncharacterized protein LOC100397075 produces the protein MSGMRRYEVALEAEEEIYWGCFYFFPWLRMWRRERSSAHPGEQKLEPLRGLMSCLSSGLGPAPQRSGRGLPRRSPAAAVQPASALKI, from the exons ATGTCGGGAATGAGGAGATACGAGGTGGCGCTGGAGGCGGAGGAAGA GATCTACTGGGGCTGTTTCTACTTTTTCCCCTGGCTGCGCATGTGGCGGAGGGAGCGGAG CTCGGCGCACCCCGGGGAGCAGAAGCTGGAGCCTCTGCGAGGCCTGATGAGCTGTCTGTCCAGCGGCCTGGGCCCTGCTCCCCAGCGCTCGGGTCGTGGCCTCCCCCGCCGCAGCCCCGCCGCCGCTGTCCAGCCAGCCAgtgcattaaagatttaa
- the IL11RA gene encoding interleukin-11 receptor subunit alpha isoform X3 has protein sequence MSSSCSGLSRVLVAVATALVSASSPCPQAWGPPGVQYGQLGRSVKLCCPGVIAGDPVSWFRDGEPGLLQGPDSGLGHELVLAQADSTDEGTYICRTLDGTLGGTVILQLGYPPARPVVSCQAADYENFSCTWSPSQISGLPTRYLTSYRKKTVLGADSQRKSPSPEPWPCPQDPLGAARCVVHGAEFWSQYRINVTEMNPLGASTRLLDVSLQSILRPDPPQGLRVESVPGYPRRLRASWTYPASWPRQPHFLLKFRLQYRPAQHLVWSMLEPAGLEEVITDAVAGLPHAVRVSARDFLDAGTWSTWSPEAWGTPSTGTIPKEVPAGDQLHIQPEAEPQEDSPAPPRPSLQPHPQLLDHRDSMEQVAVLASLGVLSFLGLVAGALALGLWLRLRQSGKDGSLKPGFLSPMIPVDRRPGVPNL, from the exons ATGAGCAGCAGTTGCTCAGGGCTGAGCAGGGTCCTGGTGGCCGTGGCTACAGCCCTGGTGTctgcctcctccccctgcccccaggcCTGGGGCCCCCCAG GGGTCCAGTATGGGCAGCTGGGCAGGTCCGTGAAGCTGTGTTGTCCTGGAGTAATTGCCGG GGACCCAGTGTCCTGGTTTCGGGATGGGGAGCCAGGGCTGCTCCAGGGACCTGACTCTGGGCTAGGGCATGAACTGGTCCTGGCCCAGGCAGACAGCACTGATGAGGGCACCTACATCTGCCGGACCCTGGATGGTACCCTTGGGGGCACTGTGATCCTGCAGCTGGGCT ACCCCCCAGCCCGCCCTGTTGTCTCCTGCCAAGCAGCCGACTATGAGAACTTCTCTTGCACGTGGAGTCCCAGCCAGATCAGTGGTTTACCCACCCGCTACCTCACCtcctacag GAAGAAGACAGTCCTAGGAGCTGATAGCCAGAG GAAGAGTCCATCCCCAGAGCCCTGGCCATGCCCACAGGACCCCCTAGGGGCTGCCCGCTGTGTGGTCCATGGGGCTGAGTTCTGGAGCCAGTACCGGATTAATGTGACTGAAATGAACCCACTGGGTGCTAGCACACGCCTGCTGGATGTGAGCCTGCAGAGCATCT TGCGCCCTGACCCACCCCAGGGCCTGCGGGTAGAGTCGGTACCAGGTTACCCCCGACGCCTGCGAGCCAGCTGGACATACCCTGCCTCCTGGCCCCGCCAGCCTCACTTCCTGCTCAAGTTCCGGCTGCAGTACCGTCCGGCGCAGCATCTAGTCTGGTCCATG CTGGAGCCAGCTGGACTGGAGGAGGTGATCACAGATGCTGTGGCTGGGCTGCCCCATGCCGTACGAGTCAGTGCCCGGGACTTTCTGGATGCTGGCACCTGGAGCACCTGGAGCCCTGAGGCCTGGGGAACTCCGAGCACTG GGACTATACCAAAGGAGGTACCAGCTGGGGACCAGCTACACATACAGCCAGAGGCGGAGCCTCAGGAGGACAGCCCTGCTCCTCCGAGACCGTCCCTTCAGCCACACCCTCAGCTACTTG ATCACAGGGACTCTATGGAGCAGGTAGCTGTGCTGGCGTCTTTGGGAGTCCTTTCTTTTCTAGGACTGGTGGCTGGGGCCCTGGCACTGGGGCTCTG gctgaggctgagacaAAGCGGGAAGGATGGATCCCTGAAGCCTGGGTTCTTGTCCCCAATGATTCCAGTGGACAGGCGTCCAG GAGTTCCAAACCTGTAG